TCACAGCTCCGAATGCCATCATGGCTGATCGTCCTAAAATGACATTATACTGCGAATTTGCTTTCACAACCAAAAATTCAATATGAGCAGTTCTTTTAAATGGCGTTTTTCCCAATACTACTTCTAAAACTATGCTTCCTTCTGACCATGACGGATCATTAGCAAAATTTGCTAAGGGAACAAATGTGTCCTTTAGCTTTTCCTTAACTCTGTCCGGTAGTTGTATaaaacaatgttcatacatgatATCTGCTCCTGCTCCGGTATCAGTATATATTCCTCCAACAACACAATTTTCTATTCGAGCTTCAATCACTACAGGAGTGTCAGATGGATTGGTGTTAAACATGGAAGGAAAAGCAATCATTTCTTGTTTCCAATCTTCTAATGTTTCTGCTTTTCTCCGCTGTCCGGCTTGCCATGAATGTATCATGTTTGCTTCAATGGGTGCTATCTGACAATTACGCCTTTTGGTGCTCTTGAAAGTTTAGTGGTTCTTTAGAACGGTTGGCGccatctgttagtacgattttccgtatagcggctgtaaggtactagtacagaaaattagctactcagcgtgtggcgtatactgttgattgttgtttgcccttgagAAATAAACTCTGCAGACCCAGAACAtagatgtaagatctgtggggtggcctcaatcaatctgtggatcaatctgtaatgatccgtctagcgcactgctgctaagcagctaatgttgttttagagtgagaaagaactgtgtgagagagaaagtgtacttctctctgactgaagttcagatcagaataatgtgaaatgtggtgacccagggggtttaTTTATAGGTGTAGAATGTctgaaattcacgggatacacgtgtcacttactgaatggttctgttacgtgaagtatccggaatgtcggtggcgtgtgctgatttGGCTGCGTACTGTTCAcgtgctgagttaaagggcttatgcatataagctgcctgcagggcttacgcttgacgctggacgGCCTGCTAAACGCTGGGCGGCAAATTCTGAAGATCACCAAATTTAGTTATCTCTTGTGCTCTTTGATtgagttttctgtataaaaatgatgtcGTTATGCGTGTATcctataggatacaccattaactataaaatacaagtttggttacttgttaATAACACGGACATTGGATTAACCGGAAAACTCTTGAGATAAGCATTGGGTTGCTTATATAAACAGATTCGACATTGGATTGTCAATACGTACAAACAATTATAAAATTTTTTTATAAACATCaagagtataatatatatataagcattggtttgctttttTAACGCTAAGCATTGATTTGCGAGGAcgcaagaataaaaagattatAAGTGTATAGAGGGGTCGCTCCGGTCATACGCATATAACATTTATTCAAAGGTTATAGTGCACATAGAAATGCAAGTATTTAAAAACCGCTTATAAATTTGCAATAAGTATGAAAGCATATAATAGAAATTTATAAAAAGTCCATAAGAAAAGGTTACATACGCTCAACACTGGGCGCGCAAGTACTTAAATCAAAATGCCTCATACTACGACGACTTATAAGAAAGG
The window above is part of the Rutidosis leptorrhynchoides isolate AG116_Rl617_1_P2 chromosome 1, CSIRO_AGI_Rlap_v1, whole genome shotgun sequence genome. Proteins encoded here:
- the LOC139844609 gene encoding uncharacterized protein, whose translation is MIHSWQAGQRRKAETLEDWKQEMIAFPSMFNTNPSDTPVVIEARIENCVVGGIYTDTGAGADIMYEHCFIQLPDRVKEKLKDTFVPLANFANDPSWSEGSIVLEVVLGKTPFKRTAHIEFLVVKANSQYNVILGRSAMMAFGAVTSTVHGMMKFPTLAGIATLYAERRRPIECVQINRTAVNPIIHEDGSISSNLEFPDQKIIIGNTITKETK